One genomic window of Effusibacillus lacus includes the following:
- the glmM gene encoding phosphoglucosamine mutase, whose product MGRLFGTDGVRGVANTELTAELAYRLGRAGAFVLTRGKDKAKIVVGKDTRISGDMLEAALIAGILSIGADAVRVGVVSTPGVAYLTRSLKADAGVMISASHNPVADNGIKFFGGDGFKLTDQVENEIESLLTGEDQMPRPTAGDIGRAEELPDASAIYADYLKTTISNRFDGLKVVLDCGNGAAYQLAPTVFHQLGAEVIAIHAEPNGVNINVKCGSTYPDVVRDAVLKHGADIGLSFDGDADRLIAIDEKGQLVDGDYVMAILGRALKAKGELANNTIVSTVMSNVGFVKAAKEIGIELVRTAVGDRYVMEAMREGGYVLGGEQSGHIIMLKHNTTGDGILTALQLTDVMVGEGKPLSELRSIMRSYPQVLVNVRVSSKAGWDQNAAIQEAIRSVEAELGDEGRVLVRPSGTEPLIRVMAEGPDEQIVQEFAVRIANVVRKELGARG is encoded by the coding sequence GTGGGAAAAGATACCCGGATTTCAGGAGACATGCTGGAGGCAGCCCTGATAGCCGGGATTTTGTCGATTGGGGCTGACGCAGTTCGTGTGGGTGTGGTATCGACACCGGGTGTGGCATACCTGACCCGATCATTGAAAGCAGATGCGGGAGTTATGATTTCCGCTTCCCACAATCCGGTTGCGGATAACGGAATCAAATTTTTTGGCGGGGATGGTTTTAAGCTGACTGACCAGGTGGAGAACGAGATTGAATCGTTGCTTACAGGGGAGGATCAGATGCCCCGTCCCACCGCTGGTGACATTGGCCGGGCGGAAGAACTGCCCGATGCCTCGGCAATCTATGCCGATTACTTGAAGACTACGATTTCGAACCGGTTTGATGGCCTGAAGGTGGTGCTGGACTGCGGCAATGGAGCTGCCTATCAGTTGGCTCCGACAGTGTTTCATCAACTTGGGGCAGAAGTTATAGCCATCCATGCGGAGCCAAATGGAGTAAACATTAATGTGAAGTGCGGATCCACCTACCCGGATGTGGTACGTGACGCGGTGTTGAAGCATGGTGCGGATATCGGGCTGTCATTTGACGGGGACGCGGATCGATTGATTGCCATTGATGAAAAAGGACAGCTGGTGGACGGCGACTATGTGATGGCGATTCTTGGCCGTGCCCTCAAAGCGAAGGGCGAGCTTGCGAATAATACTATAGTATCGACCGTCATGAGCAACGTTGGGTTTGTGAAAGCAGCCAAAGAGATTGGGATCGAACTGGTTCGCACAGCTGTTGGCGACCGTTATGTTATGGAAGCCATGCGGGAAGGCGGTTATGTCCTGGGAGGAGAACAATCCGGCCACATCATTATGCTGAAACACAACACGACGGGAGATGGAATCCTTACGGCTCTCCAATTGACAGACGTAATGGTTGGAGAAGGGAAACCGCTGTCGGAACTCCGTTCCATTATGCGTTCCTATCCGCAGGTGTTGGTGAACGTGCGGGTTTCAAGCAAAGCAGGCTGGGATCAGAACGCAGCCATTCAGGAAGCGATTCGCAGTGTGGAGGCAGAATTGGGCGACGAGGGGCGCGTGCTGGTGCGTCCGTCCGGAACGGAACCTCTGATTCGTGTGATGGCGGAAGGGCCTGATGAGCAAATTGTGCAGGAATTTGCCGTCAGGATCGCGAATGTAGTCCGTAAGGAACTAGGAGCCAGGGGTTGA
- the glmS gene encoding glutamine--fructose-6-phosphate transaminase (isomerizing) has protein sequence MCGIVGYIGHRQAQDVLINGLSKLEYRGYDSAGIAIYDSGSIHLQKSVGRLATLEERVKGDLVLVGSQGIGHTRWATHGRPSDDNAHPHTDEAGRFVVVHNGIIENYLELREELIAKGHVFQSETDTEVVVHLIEELYQGDLFKTVVQVLKRIHGAFALAIMAQDEPGKLIAVRKQSPLIIGLGEGENFIASDIPAILEYTRKTYIMDDGELAVITADGVECFTFEGNPTVKEVFNVTWDAAAAEKGGYEHFMLKEIYEQPKAIRDTLTGRISEDGQRVILKELDWTPEQAGSIDRIHIVACGTSWHAGLVGKTVIEKLTRIPVDVEIASEYRYRDPIVTENTLVVVISQSGETLDTLTALRESKQRGLRVLAITNVLGSSVNREADNTIITMAGPEIAVASTKAYTTQVIALYLFACYMAQLRGSVGAPQVPEILTALKGLPELAEKVLQTAPAIEGFARRYADKEDAFFIGRGLDYAVSLEGSLKLKEISYIHAEAYAAGELKHGTLALITEGVPVIALVTQDDLYEKTVSNIVEVKARDAYVLALTWQGDTNIRKTADEVITIPRTLPFLAPVLAVIPLQLLAYYASVARGNDVDKPRNLAKSVTVE, from the coding sequence ATGTGTGGAATTGTTGGATATATTGGACATCGACAAGCTCAAGACGTACTGATTAACGGACTCAGCAAACTGGAGTATCGCGGGTACGATTCTGCCGGTATTGCCATCTATGACAGCGGTTCGATTCATCTGCAAAAATCGGTTGGACGCCTGGCCACCCTTGAAGAACGGGTGAAGGGGGATCTGGTGCTTGTCGGTTCCCAGGGAATCGGCCATACCCGCTGGGCAACCCACGGCCGCCCATCCGATGACAATGCGCATCCCCATACGGATGAAGCGGGACGTTTCGTTGTCGTTCATAACGGAATTATCGAGAATTACCTGGAACTGCGTGAGGAACTGATTGCCAAAGGCCACGTATTCCAATCGGAAACCGATACGGAAGTGGTTGTGCACCTGATTGAGGAACTGTATCAAGGGGATCTCTTCAAAACAGTGGTGCAGGTTCTGAAGCGAATTCACGGTGCATTCGCCCTTGCCATCATGGCCCAGGATGAACCGGGCAAGCTGATTGCCGTTCGCAAGCAGAGCCCGCTGATCATCGGCCTTGGCGAAGGCGAAAACTTCATTGCCTCCGACATTCCGGCCATTCTTGAATATACCCGCAAGACTTACATCATGGACGATGGGGAACTTGCGGTCATTACCGCTGATGGCGTGGAGTGCTTCACGTTTGAAGGCAATCCGACCGTTAAAGAAGTATTCAACGTAACTTGGGACGCTGCCGCAGCAGAAAAAGGCGGCTATGAACACTTCATGTTGAAAGAAATCTATGAACAGCCAAAAGCGATCCGCGATACCCTCACCGGCCGTATCTCGGAGGATGGACAACGGGTGATCCTGAAAGAGCTGGACTGGACTCCCGAACAAGCCGGATCCATTGACAGAATTCACATTGTGGCTTGCGGCACCTCGTGGCATGCAGGTCTTGTGGGCAAGACCGTCATTGAGAAATTGACCCGCATCCCGGTGGATGTGGAGATCGCCTCCGAATACCGGTATCGTGACCCGATCGTAACGGAAAACACCCTGGTGGTTGTAATCTCCCAATCCGGGGAAACGCTTGACACACTTACCGCACTGCGGGAATCCAAGCAGCGCGGACTCCGCGTCCTGGCCATCACCAACGTGCTGGGATCCTCGGTCAACCGGGAAGCTGACAATACGATTATTACCATGGCAGGTCCCGAGATTGCGGTTGCATCAACCAAGGCTTACACCACACAGGTAATCGCCCTGTATCTGTTTGCTTGCTACATGGCGCAACTGCGCGGATCTGTAGGCGCACCGCAAGTTCCGGAGATCCTGACCGCCCTGAAGGGGCTGCCGGAGTTGGCGGAGAAAGTTCTGCAAACGGCGCCGGCCATTGAGGGATTTGCCCGCCGTTATGCGGACAAGGAAGACGCGTTCTTCATCGGCCGTGGCCTTGACTATGCGGTTTCCCTGGAAGGCTCCTTGAAGCTGAAGGAGATCTCTTACATTCACGCCGAAGCGTATGCAGCCGGCGAATTGAAGCACGGAACCCTGGCTTTGATTACCGAAGGAGTTCCGGTAATCGCACTGGTCACTCAAGACGACCTGTATGAGAAGACCGTCTCCAACATCGTGGAAGTCAAAGCCCGCGACGCCTATGTACTGGCGCTGACCTGGCAGGGGGACACCAACATCCGGAAGACTGCGGATGAAGTCATAACCATCCCGCGCACCTTGCCGTTCCTGGCACCGGTTCTGGCGGTCATTCCGCTGCAGCTGCTGGCTTACTATGCGTCGGTGGCTCGAGGCAACGACGTGGATAAGCCCCGGAATTTGGCTAAGAGTGTGACGGTGGAGTAA